One genomic region from Leifsonia sp. Root1293 encodes:
- the manA gene encoding mannose-6-phosphate isomerase, class I — translation MFVAISNTPRDYAWGSTSAIAGLLGTPASGGPEAELWLGAHSGSPSRIDDPAQTGGADDLADWIETDAATALGTENVARHGARLPFLLKVLAAGGPLSLQAHPSPEQAQAGFARENAAGIPLDSPERNYKDAFHKPELVVAVSPTFDALCGFRPLAEARDIVKELTVLGWADDPDPTVFDPFWERLSDADPLRSAVEWLLRSGRESGAVDALVRRVVQLAGSAPETSRFAVEYATVRSLAESYPGDPGIVLSLLLNRVTLRAGEALYLPAGNIHAYLSGLGIELMAASDNVLRGGLTPKHIDVEELLDVLDFTPVDEPQLAPETPSAGVHVFRPDVPDFVLYDVDASAGTSASVPLSGAAIALCTEGTVAIDGAGSSVTIGRGDAVYVTPDEGTLTVTGAGRVYLATVGA, via the coding sequence ATGTTTGTAGCCATCAGCAACACCCCGCGCGATTACGCCTGGGGCTCGACGTCGGCCATCGCCGGCCTGCTCGGGACTCCGGCATCGGGTGGGCCGGAGGCTGAGCTGTGGCTCGGCGCCCACTCCGGTTCGCCGAGTCGCATCGACGACCCGGCGCAGACCGGGGGAGCCGACGACCTGGCCGACTGGATCGAGACGGATGCCGCCACTGCCCTGGGTACCGAGAACGTTGCCAGGCACGGAGCCAGGCTGCCGTTCCTGCTGAAGGTGCTCGCCGCCGGAGGACCGCTGTCGCTGCAGGCGCATCCGTCGCCCGAGCAGGCGCAGGCCGGATTCGCGCGGGAGAATGCGGCGGGGATCCCGCTCGATTCCCCGGAGCGCAACTACAAGGACGCCTTCCACAAGCCAGAGCTCGTCGTGGCGGTGAGCCCGACGTTCGACGCCCTGTGCGGTTTCCGTCCGCTCGCAGAGGCACGCGACATCGTGAAGGAGCTCACCGTCCTCGGGTGGGCCGATGACCCAGACCCGACGGTCTTCGATCCGTTCTGGGAACGCCTCTCGGATGCCGATCCGCTGCGGAGCGCCGTGGAGTGGCTACTGCGTTCTGGGCGTGAGAGCGGCGCCGTCGACGCGCTCGTGCGCCGCGTGGTTCAGCTCGCCGGCTCCGCGCCCGAGACGAGCCGTTTCGCGGTGGAATACGCCACGGTGCGTTCCCTCGCCGAGAGCTATCCCGGCGACCCCGGCATCGTGCTCTCGCTCCTGCTCAACCGTGTGACGTTGCGGGCTGGCGAGGCGCTGTACCTGCCAGCAGGGAACATCCACGCCTACCTCTCCGGTCTCGGCATCGAGCTCATGGCGGCGTCGGACAACGTGCTGCGCGGAGGGCTCACTCCGAAGCACATCGATGTCGAAGAACTGCTCGACGTGCTCGATTTCACTCCCGTCGACGAGCCACAGCTCGCACCGGAGACGCCGTCGGCCGGAGTCCACGTCTTCAGGCCGGATGTGCCCGACTTCGTGCTCTACGACGTCGATGCGTCGGCCGGGACCTCGGCGTCGGTTCCCCTGTCGGGAGCGGCAATAGCGCTGTGCACCGAGGGAACCGTCGCGATCGACGGCGCCGGGTCATCCGTCACGATCGGGCGCGGTGACGCGGTGTACGTCACCCCCGACGAGGGAACGCTGACCGTGACCGGAGCCGGACGGGTCTACCTCGCGACAGTCGGGGCCTAG
- a CDS encoding acyltransferase family protein yields the protein MAGRGQRTDIQGMRALAVGIVVLFHCGVPWLPGGYVGVDVFFVISGFLITTHLLGSLTGDGGIRFADFYARRARRILPASLVVVALTVLASILWVPPLMLRQVFTGAIATALYVPNILFAVQGTDYLAETAPSVFQHYWSLGVEEQFYLIWPALLWVGFTLCRRSTRGLFVVIAVIVAASFLGGLILTVANPPWAFFSLPTRAWELGAGGLLAMVMRTDPAWVRSRAAGVAAWLGLAAIICASLIFDETTLFPGYAALLPVLGAVLMIAGGDVATSWSPGRALSAKPLQMLGLISYSVYLVHWPLIVIPQQAAPPSAPVPSWALLALGAASVPLGALLYRFVETPFRNPPALARARPRRSLLLAGAASVVVVVFSATAAQASSAQRLDSGTAAPVSAPRMHPVGTEFVASNISPALRLTSDDNPAIYDDGCHRDIPSTDADACTFGSDPAAPRVVLFGDSHGAQWFPALLPLAEAGTVLLETDTKSDCPSVLVDPENVEPYPQCDRWRHDVIERLNADPPALIVLASYSEHYRPADVSAAGYAEQWQTALEKTVAALPAVPIEWITDTPHQAATPSICLSAHLDDADACAVDRDDAIDLELQERERTVDGIGWVDMNDYVCGPQKCPAVIGSYLVYRDRDHLTATYSRALSQQLAAKLDLASLEGGG from the coding sequence ATGGCGGGTCGGGGGCAGCGCACTGACATCCAGGGCATGCGTGCCCTGGCTGTGGGCATCGTGGTTCTGTTCCACTGCGGCGTGCCATGGCTGCCCGGCGGTTACGTGGGCGTCGACGTGTTCTTCGTCATTTCGGGATTCCTCATCACCACGCATCTGTTGGGTTCGCTCACCGGCGACGGCGGCATCCGTTTCGCCGACTTCTACGCCAGGCGGGCCCGGCGCATCCTGCCGGCATCGCTCGTGGTCGTCGCGCTCACGGTTCTGGCGTCGATCCTCTGGGTGCCGCCGCTCATGCTGCGTCAGGTGTTCACGGGGGCCATCGCCACAGCGCTCTACGTGCCGAACATCCTGTTCGCCGTGCAGGGGACGGACTACCTGGCCGAGACCGCTCCCTCGGTCTTCCAGCACTACTGGTCGCTCGGGGTCGAGGAGCAGTTCTACCTGATCTGGCCGGCACTGCTCTGGGTGGGCTTCACCCTGTGCCGTCGCTCGACCCGCGGCCTCTTCGTCGTGATCGCCGTGATCGTCGCGGCGTCGTTCCTCGGTGGTCTCATCCTCACCGTCGCGAACCCGCCATGGGCCTTCTTCTCCCTGCCGACGCGCGCCTGGGAGCTGGGCGCCGGCGGACTGCTGGCCATGGTGATGCGCACGGATCCGGCTTGGGTGCGCTCGCGCGCAGCCGGGGTCGCCGCGTGGCTCGGCCTTGCCGCCATCATCTGCGCCTCGCTGATCTTCGACGAGACCACGCTGTTCCCCGGCTACGCCGCCCTGCTCCCGGTGCTCGGCGCGGTGCTCATGATCGCCGGCGGCGACGTCGCGACATCCTGGTCGCCCGGTCGCGCTCTGAGTGCGAAGCCGCTGCAGATGCTCGGCCTCATCTCCTACTCGGTCTACCTCGTGCACTGGCCGCTCATCGTCATCCCGCAGCAGGCGGCCCCGCCCTCGGCGCCCGTGCCGTCGTGGGCGCTGCTGGCTCTCGGAGCGGCGAGCGTTCCCCTCGGAGCTCTGCTCTACCGCTTCGTCGAGACCCCGTTCCGCAACCCGCCGGCGCTGGCGAGGGCCAGGCCTCGTCGCAGCCTGCTGCTCGCAGGAGCGGCATCCGTCGTCGTCGTGGTGTTCTCGGCCACGGCTGCCCAGGCGAGCTCGGCACAGCGCCTGGATTCCGGAACAGCCGCCCCGGTGAGCGCGCCACGGATGCACCCGGTCGGCACGGAATTCGTCGCCTCGAACATCAGCCCAGCGCTGCGCCTGACCTCGGATGACAACCCGGCGATCTACGACGACGGCTGCCACCGGGACATCCCGAGCACCGATGCCGACGCCTGCACCTTCGGCAGCGATCCTGCTGCGCCGAGGGTCGTGCTGTTCGGGGATTCGCACGGCGCCCAGTGGTTCCCGGCGCTGCTGCCCCTGGCCGAGGCCGGGACCGTCCTGCTCGAGACTGACACCAAGAGCGACTGCCCGTCGGTGCTCGTCGATCCCGAGAACGTCGAGCCCTATCCGCAATGCGACCGCTGGCGTCACGACGTGATCGAGCGACTGAACGCCGATCCTCCGGCGCTCATCGTCCTCGCCAGCTACTCGGAGCACTATCGGCCGGCGGACGTCTCGGCGGCCGGATACGCCGAGCAGTGGCAGACCGCGCTCGAGAAGACCGTCGCCGCCCTCCCCGCCGTGCCGATCGAGTGGATCACCGACACCCCGCACCAGGCGGCCACCCCCTCGATCTGCCTGTCGGCGCACCTCGACGACGCCGACGCCTGCGCCGTCGACCGGGACGACGCCATCGACCTCGAACTCCAAGAGCGTGAGCGCACCGTCGATGGCATCGGCTGGGTCGACATGAACGACTACGTCTGCGGGCCCCAGAAGTGTCCGGCTGTCATCGGCTCCTACCTCGTCTACCGCGACCGGGACCACCTGACCGCTACGTACTCACGAGCCCTGTCCCAGCAGCTCGCGGCCAAGCTCGACCTGGCGTCTCTCGAGGGCGGTGGCTAG